The nucleotide sequence TGCATTTTGCACCCGAACAGGCATTTTACAATCGGTTTAAAAAGCAGAAAAATCTAAATTATACCACAACCGATTTAGAATCGCCTTTGGCCGATGTGAAAGCTGATATTTGCAATCTGCCTTTTGAAAATGATGCGTATGATGTTGTTTTGTGTAATCACGTTTTGGAACATATTCCAAATGATACAAAAGCAATGCAGGAATTGTATCGAATTTTAAAGCCGGGTGGAATGGCAATTTTACAGATTCCGCAAGATTTATCAAGAGAAAAAACGTTTGAAGATAATTCTATTACCGATAAAAAAGAACGTGCAAAAATTTTCGGTCAATATGATCACGTTCGGGTTTATGGTCGCGATTATTTTGATAAATTAAGAAGTATTGGTTTTAAAGTTGATGCGGTTGATTATACTACGAAATTATCACAACGAGAAGTAGAAAAATACTGTTTAGCAAAAGGAGAAGTTATTCCGGTTTGTTATAAATAAAAACCTCCGATTGAATTTCAATCGGAGGTTTTAGTTGATTTATTTAAAACTACTTTTTAGCAGTTTCTGGTTTTAATATCGCAATAACACTTTCACAATTGAAAGTCTTTTAAAAAAATGCTATAATAAATTTAATCCGTTGGTAATTAAATGGGCTATTTCTGATCTTTGTTCTTTAACTTTTAATAAATGAGCTAAGGCTTTATCGTAAACGGCTAAATTATTTTGTTTGGCTAATTCAACAATTTCTAAAGTTAACAACCAATCTTGCGGATGGTTTTTAATTAAATCAGATAAAATAACCTCTAAATCTTCGGTTGAATTTTGTTCGCGATAGGTTCTGACTTTTTCATACAGATTTTCTAAAGCCTCGCGTTCGGTAGATTTTATCGCTTTTATGGTTTTTGTTGTAGGAACGTGCGTAATCATATCGAAACTTTGTATGTCGGCAGGTCCTGAAAAAGCCGAAACTATTTTTTTACCAATTGCCATATCATAAGTTCCCCATTCTGGTTGAAACAACACGGTTTCGTTATGCGTAACGGTGCAGTTTTTAAAGCTGATTAAAATGATTTCGCCACGTAAGTTTCTTGAACCCGTAATAATTTCGCCAGAAACTTTAATATCACCTTCAAACTCAAGGTCGATATGTTTACCTTCATATATATTGTATGCCTGCAAATCGCGCGGACTCATATCTTCTATAGCAAGATTGATGTTTTTTAGGCGACCAATCGGGCTTCCAAATCCTTCTGAATGATATTCCGTTCCGTGATTTACCAATTCTTTTTCACGATAAGCTAATGCTGTTTTTCCTGTTGATTGAATGTAAACTGGTTTTCCTTCATGCTCAATTACGTTAGTGAAAACACCTGAAACCTGTAAACCTGTAGAGAGTTCAATGGTTCCCAAAGCTTTTGAATCAATTAATTTTTTAATACCGCTTAAGCCGCCTGTGCGCAATGCCATTTTATTGGCAAATTCTTCTAACACCATGCTTAATTCGGCAAAATCTTTTGTTACGTATAATTGAGGTTGCGGTTTGGTAATATCAAAGCCTTGATAAGCAGCGTCTATACTATAAGGTAGTTTTTCAACTTTATCAGTCATACACCATTCGCTTTCACCTATTGATGACAACAAACCGGCACCGTATATTTTAGGATTTTCAACAGATCCTATTAAACCGTATTCAACCGTCCACCAATGTAGATTACGAATTAATGCCATTTCCGACGGTTCTGTTGATTTTGCCTGTAATTCATCAACTTTAGATCGAATCCTAACCAGTTCACTTTCCGGAGTTCCTTCTGCCTCTTCTAAAATCGATAATTCCCGAATTGCTTCGTAAATTTCGTAATCGTGGGCAGAAGAAATTGCTTTACAGCCAATTTCACCAAATCTGCGTAAATATTCTGCATATTCCGGATTGGCAATAATAGGGGCGTGACCAGCACCTTCGTGAATAATATCGGGGGCGGGAGTGTATTCGATATTTTCTAACTGACGAATATCTGATGCAATAACCAATACATTATAAGCCTGAAATTCCATAAACGCATTCGGCGGAATAAAACCGTCAACAGCAACAGCAGCCCAGCCAATTTCTTTTAAAATACGGTTCATACCATACATACTAGGTATGCTTTCAATAGAAATTCCTGTTTTTTGCAGGCCATCTAAATAAGAAGAATGTGCAAC is from Flavobacterium dauae and encodes:
- a CDS encoding class I SAM-dependent methyltransferase, coding for MKKVFKTILNTIPRPILIRASYFVKPVLAVALKGNRFTDPIDGKSFKTFLPYGYGNQRNNVLSPSTLSLERHRLLWLYLKNETDFFSKDLKVLHFAPEQAFYNRFKKQKNLNYTTTDLESPLADVKADICNLPFENDAYDVVLCNHVLEHIPNDTKAMQELYRILKPGGMAILQIPQDLSREKTFEDNSITDKKERAKIFGQYDHVRVYGRDYFDKLRSIGFKVDAVDYTTKLSQREVEKYCLAKGEVIPVCYK
- a CDS encoding aromatic amino acid hydroxylase gives rise to the protein MNEHFETNPLLDRLPKHLKQFIKPQNYEEYTPINQAVWRYVMRKNVDYLSKVAHSSYLDGLQKTGISIESIPSMYGMNRILKEIGWAAVAVDGFIPPNAFMEFQAYNVLVIASDIRQLENIEYTPAPDIIHEGAGHAPIIANPEYAEYLRRFGEIGCKAISSAHDYEIYEAIRELSILEEAEGTPESELVRIRSKVDELQAKSTEPSEMALIRNLHWWTVEYGLIGSVENPKIYGAGLLSSIGESEWCMTDKVEKLPYSIDAAYQGFDITKPQPQLYVTKDFAELSMVLEEFANKMALRTGGLSGIKKLIDSKALGTIELSTGLQVSGVFTNVIEHEGKPVYIQSTGKTALAYREKELVNHGTEYHSEGFGSPIGRLKNINLAIEDMSPRDLQAYNIYEGKHIDLEFEGDIKVSGEIITGSRNLRGEIILISFKNCTVTHNETVLFQPEWGTYDMAIGKKIVSAFSGPADIQSFDMITHVPTTKTIKAIKSTEREALENLYEKVRTYREQNSTEDLEVILSDLIKNHPQDWLLTLEIVELAKQNNLAVYDKALAHLLKVKEQRSEIAHLITNGLNLL